A window of the Astyanax mexicanus isolate ESR-SI-001 chromosome 22, AstMex3_surface, whole genome shotgun sequence genome harbors these coding sequences:
- the LOC111191728 gene encoding serpin A3-3 isoform X1: MIRMALYQTIQKTNRVKVVYCSNFTKQSTLYITDRPTEDRRTWLLFVNGKITMARSILFLWMCLISVLISPVVRGDLEQQTENTLQLHEKNNDFAFRLYKSIMEQSESASKNVFFSPLSVSVALAAISLGAGGETHQQLFSGLGFNTSTFSSEEVHQAFLSLLQSLNQRTDVDLEVGTALYVQDIFKPHPEFLEKLKRFYLSDGFSVDFSKKAETAEQMNKYISDKTRGKISQFIQDLDPDTLMYLLSYIYFKGKWCSPFDPDETRERDFHVDNKTTVPVQMMYMEKYFDTCHDKVLSTNVLSLSYNDSLSMILALPENDLADLEKAVSPQLLTKWLRGLSKRMYKIYVPKFSIKTSYSLKNNLSGMGMKDMFTDKANFSGISSKEQLLVSEAVQQASLDVDETGATATAVTRMRLVPKGITEVLNFNRPFMIFIIDQKTKNVLFMGKIVDPSKQMN, encoded by the exons ATGATTAGAATGGCTCTGTACCAAACCATCCAAAAAACAAACAGGGTAAAGGTTGTTTACTGTTCAAATTTCACAAAGCAAAGTACTCTTTACATTACTGACAGACCTACAGAAGACAGGAGAACGTGGCTGTTGTTTGTTAACGG AAAAATCACAATGGCGAGGAGCATCCTCTTCTTGTGGATGTGTCTTATCTCTGTCCTCATTTCTCCTGTTGTACGAGGAGATCTGGAGCAGCAGACTGAAAACACTCTACAGCTTCACGAGAAAAACAACGACTTTGCTTTCCGTCTCTACAAAAGCATCATGGAACAGTCAGAATCAGCATCCAAGAACGTGTTCTTCTCCCCGCTGTCCGTCTCCGTGGCTCTGGCTGCCATTTCTTTAGGCGCGGGTGGAGAGACCCATCAGCAGCTCTTCAGCGGCCTCGGGTTCAACACCTCCACCTTCAGCAGTGAGGAGGTGCACCAAGCCTTCCTCAGCCTCTTACAGTCCCTCAACCAGAGGACTGATGTGGATCTGGAGGTGGGCACTGCTCTGTATGTCCAGGACATTTTTAAACCTCATCCTGAGTTTCTGGAGAAGCTGAAGCGTTTCTATCTGTCGGACGGCTTCTCGGTTGATTTCAGCAAGAAGGCAGAGACCGCTGAGCAGATGAACAAGTACATCAGTGACAAGACACGAGGCAAAATCAGCCAGTTTATCCAAGATCTGGATCCCGACACGCTCATGTACCTGCTCAGCTATATATATTTCAAGG gtaaatgGTGCTCCCCTTTTGACCCCGATGAAACCAGAGAGAGGGATTTCCACGTGGACAATAAAACTACTGTTCCAGTTCAAATGATGTACATGGAAAAATATTTTGATACCTGCCATGATAAAGTACTTTCTACGAATGTTCTGTCTCTGAGCTACAACGACTCGTTATCCATGATCCTGGCTCTCCCAGAGAACGATCTCGCCGACCTGGAGAAAGCAGTATCTCCACAACTCTTAACAAAATGGCTGAGGGGGTTGAGTAAAAG GATGTATAAAATCTATGTCCCTAAATTCTCTATTAAAACATCCTACTCTCTAAAAAACAACCTGAGTGGAATGGGAATGAAGGATATGTTTACAGATAAAGCAAACTTCAGTGGAATTTCATCTAAAGAACAACTGCTCGTTTCTGAG GCCGTCCAACAAGCCAGTCTGGATGTtgatgaaactggagccactgctaCTGCTGTGACTAGAATGCGCCTGGTGCCCAAAGGGATCACAGAAGTTTTGAACTTTAATCGTCCCTTTATGATCTTTATTATTGACCAGAAAACGAAGAATGTCCTCTTTATGGGGAAAATTGTCGATCCATCAAAACAAATGAACTGA
- the LOC111191728 gene encoding alpha-1-antitrypsin 1-2 isoform X2: protein MARSILFLWMCLISVLISPVVRGDLEQQTENTLQLHEKNNDFAFRLYKSIMEQSESASKNVFFSPLSVSVALAAISLGAGGETHQQLFSGLGFNTSTFSSEEVHQAFLSLLQSLNQRTDVDLEVGTALYVQDIFKPHPEFLEKLKRFYLSDGFSVDFSKKAETAEQMNKYISDKTRGKISQFIQDLDPDTLMYLLSYIYFKGKWCSPFDPDETRERDFHVDNKTTVPVQMMYMEKYFDTCHDKVLSTNVLSLSYNDSLSMILALPENDLADLEKAVSPQLLTKWLRGLSKRMYKIYVPKFSIKTSYSLKNNLSGMGMKDMFTDKANFSGISSKEQLLVSEAVQQASLDVDETGATATAVTRMRLVPKGITEVLNFNRPFMIFIIDQKTKNVLFMGKIVDPSKQMN, encoded by the exons ATGGCGAGGAGCATCCTCTTCTTGTGGATGTGTCTTATCTCTGTCCTCATTTCTCCTGTTGTACGAGGAGATCTGGAGCAGCAGACTGAAAACACTCTACAGCTTCACGAGAAAAACAACGACTTTGCTTTCCGTCTCTACAAAAGCATCATGGAACAGTCAGAATCAGCATCCAAGAACGTGTTCTTCTCCCCGCTGTCCGTCTCCGTGGCTCTGGCTGCCATTTCTTTAGGCGCGGGTGGAGAGACCCATCAGCAGCTCTTCAGCGGCCTCGGGTTCAACACCTCCACCTTCAGCAGTGAGGAGGTGCACCAAGCCTTCCTCAGCCTCTTACAGTCCCTCAACCAGAGGACTGATGTGGATCTGGAGGTGGGCACTGCTCTGTATGTCCAGGACATTTTTAAACCTCATCCTGAGTTTCTGGAGAAGCTGAAGCGTTTCTATCTGTCGGACGGCTTCTCGGTTGATTTCAGCAAGAAGGCAGAGACCGCTGAGCAGATGAACAAGTACATCAGTGACAAGACACGAGGCAAAATCAGCCAGTTTATCCAAGATCTGGATCCCGACACGCTCATGTACCTGCTCAGCTATATATATTTCAAGG gtaaatgGTGCTCCCCTTTTGACCCCGATGAAACCAGAGAGAGGGATTTCCACGTGGACAATAAAACTACTGTTCCAGTTCAAATGATGTACATGGAAAAATATTTTGATACCTGCCATGATAAAGTACTTTCTACGAATGTTCTGTCTCTGAGCTACAACGACTCGTTATCCATGATCCTGGCTCTCCCAGAGAACGATCTCGCCGACCTGGAGAAAGCAGTATCTCCACAACTCTTAACAAAATGGCTGAGGGGGTTGAGTAAAAG GATGTATAAAATCTATGTCCCTAAATTCTCTATTAAAACATCCTACTCTCTAAAAAACAACCTGAGTGGAATGGGAATGAAGGATATGTTTACAGATAAAGCAAACTTCAGTGGAATTTCATCTAAAGAACAACTGCTCGTTTCTGAG GCCGTCCAACAAGCCAGTCTGGATGTtgatgaaactggagccactgctaCTGCTGTGACTAGAATGCGCCTGGTGCCCAAAGGGATCACAGAAGTTTTGAACTTTAATCGTCCCTTTATGATCTTTATTATTGACCAGAAAACGAAGAATGTCCTCTTTATGGGGAAAATTGTCGATCCATCAAAACAAATGAACTGA